The Candidatus Krumholzibacteriota bacterium sequence CATGGCGCGGATCCTCGTCAAGCGCGGCGAGGCGATGGGCGTGTTCAATCCCTACGTCCGCACGCTGACCTGGGAAGAGGAGATCGCGTCCCAGATCGAGATGGTGAAATCGCAGGTCGTGGTCGACCGCGCCCAGGAGATCCTCCATCGATTCGTCCCCGAGGGATACGAGACCGACGAGCAAATAAACGTCAACAACGTCAATTCGGACGTCGTCTCGACATCGAACGTGATCTGGGTGACCTACACGTCGCGGGACCCGGTCTTCTGCCGCGTCGCGGTGAACGCGATGGTCAACGCCTACCGGGACTACTACCAGCAGGTCCGCACGCCGCCGGAGATGGAGGATTTCTTCGCGAACGAGAAGCAGATCCTCATGGAGGAGATCGAGTACTGGCGGGAGAGGAAGCAGCGGGTCGAAAGCGAGTGGGGGATCATCGATCTCAACAGGCAGCGCACGGACGCGCTTCAGCAGCTCTGGACGCTGCGGAACGAACTCGGCGACATCGTGCAGGAGCGGCGGGAGCGTGAATCGATTCTCGAGACGCTCGAGACCCTCGAACAGGCCGACGTCGCCGAGCTTTCGGCGATCTCCACGGGGCTGCTCGAACCCGGCCAGCGCGAGGGCGTCGTCGAGAATCTCCGGCGACGGCTCATCGACCTGAAGATGCAGGAATCGGATCTCGCGGCGCGATACACCGATTCCAACAAGGAGCTCGTGAACATCCGCGCCCAGATCGACGACATGCACGGTCTTTTGTCGAAGGAGATCGATGCCCTTCTCTTCGTCAACCGGAGCCGGCTCTCCGTCGTCAGGGACCGCGAACGGAGCCTGAGAAGTGACATCGCCAGGTTGGAGAGCGAGAACGAGGAATTTCCCGCGCAGGAGGTCGAGCTCCAGCGGATCGAGACGTCCCTCCAGAACGCGATCGATTCGTACGAGGCGCTCGTCGAGCAGCATATCAATTCGCGGATCTCGATCGCGAGCAACCCGGAGTGGAACGTGACGATCCTGAATCCCGCCGATTCGGCGCACGCCCGAAAGACGCGGGACTACGTCCGGATCGCGCTCGGCCCACTTTTCAGCCTGGTGATCGCGCTCGGGTTCGCATTCTTCATCGACAACCTCGACCACTCGATCAAGAACGTCTCGGAGGCGGAGGACGTGCTGCAGATGAACGTGCTCGCCTCTTTCCCGGACACGAAGCGGTGAGAAGACGATGTACGAGGATTTCTACGGTTTCAGGGAGCTCCCCTTCAACGTGACGCCGGATCCCCGGTTCCTCTACCGGAGCCGGAGCCACCGGGAGGCGCTCGCGTACATCACCTACGGGATCTTCCAGAAGAAGGGCTTCATCGCCCTCACCGGGGAGGTCGGCGTCGGCAAGACGACCGTCGTCAACGCGTTCATCGATCTCTTCCAGCCATCGCTGGAGGTCGCCTTCGTCTTCACCACGAAGTTCCCCTTCGATCAGCTCCTCTACCTGATCTGCCGCGACTACGGGCTCGATGTCGAGGGGATGAACAAGGCCCAGACGCTCCTCGCGCTCAATGAATTCCTGATATCCCAGTACGAGCGGAACCGGAACACGGTGCTGATCATCGACGAGGCGCAGAATCTCAGCCCGGACGTGCTCGAGGAGCTCCGGATGCTCTCGAATCTCGAGACGCGGGACCGCAAGCTCCTGCAGATCATGCTCGTCGGGCAGCCGGAGCTCGAGGCGATCCTCAACATGAGCGAGATGCGACAGCTCAGGCAGCGGATACCGGGGATCTGCAGGATCTCCATGCTCGATCACGAGGAGGTCGTCTCCTACGTGAAGACGCGGCTCGAGATCGCCCGCGGCGGAGACGGCGGTCCGCACTTCACCGACGATTCCCTCGCGGAGATATTCCACTATTCTGGGGGGACCCCGCGGCTGATCAACATCCTCTGCGATCGCGCGCTCCTGATCGGCTACGTGTCGAACACGAAGACGATCGACGGGCGCATCGTCCGCGAGGGCGTGCGGGACCTGGAGTCCCGCGAGGCGGCATCCCCTGAACGGCGCGTCGGGCCACGCGCGTATCCTGGCTGACGAAGAGGGAAAGGGGCGACGCGTGAGCAGAATCTTCGACGCGCTGCGAAAGGCCGAACGCGAACGGGTGAAGCCGCCGCGCCCGCGGAAACGGCCCGCTCCCTCGCGGCCGGCTTCCGCCGAGGCGGGAGAGCACGTCTTCCTGCGGGGCCTCGACGAGCAGTTCCGCCGATCCCTGCAGAACCTCCGCAACTCGATCGATTCGGAGATGCGGAACCGCGAGTCGCGCGTGATCCTCTTCACCAGTTCCGTGGCCGGGGAGGGGACGACGACGATCGTCTCCTTTCTCGCGCGGATGCTTTCCCTCGGCGAGACCGAGCGAGTGCTCCTCGTCGATTGCGCGGTTCATCATCCCACCCTGCACAGGCTGTTCGGCATCGATAACGAACGGGGGATCGTCGATTTCCTTTCAGGCTCGGCCACCCTCGAACAGGTGACGACGTCGGTGGACGCCGACGCGCTCGATATCGTCACGGCGGGAAGCAGCGTCAGCGCGGAAATGATCCAGTCCCGCTTCAATTCCGAGATCATGCGGCGATTCGTCAAGGAGTCCGGCGAGATCTACGACTACGTCCTCATCGATTCCTCCGCCGTGCTCGAGGCGCCCGAGACGCCCATCATCGCCTCGTCGGCCGACGCCGTCGTCCTCGTCGTGCAGGCGGGGAGCACGAAGCGAGAGGTCATCAAGCGCGCGGTGCAGATGGTGGAGAAACTCGACGGCTCTTTCATCGGCACCGTACTCAACCGGAAGCAGTACCACATCCCCGAGTTCATCTACAGGCGGGTATAGATGTCCAGCGATACCGGTCCGACGGCGGAAGGATCCGTTTCGCGCCGGATCGGGATCGACCGGTTCCTCGAATCGTGCGCGGATCTCGTCGCCCGGGAAGCGGGGGAAGGCCGGCTTGCGGGCTGCTTCGTCTGCGGTTCATTCGCCACGGGCGAGGAGAGTCTCGTCGAGGACGCCGGCGACGCGATCCTTCTCTCCGACGTCGACCTGGTGGCCGTCGTGCGCGATCTCGACACCCATCGCTCGATCCTGTCCCGGAAACGATCGATCGGGGAGGCCTGCGAGGCCTTGTTGCCCGAGGTGCGGTTCGCCGGACGCGTCGACGTCGGCGTGCTCCTCGCGGACGAGATCTCGGCGCTTCCGCATTCCCCCGGCATCTACGATCTGCGCGAGCGGGGGCGGGTCCTCCTCGGTCCGCCGGAACTCCTCGAGGGGATTCCCGACCGCGATCCGGCGCGGATCGGCGGCCGCGAGGGGCTCAGGCTCGTCGAGAACCGCGTGCCGCCCCTGTTCGCCGCGCACGTGCTCGGGGAATCGACGGGCGTCGACCGCTGGCGTTTCCTCTACGCGCTCTGCCGCGTCTACACCGACATCGCAACGGCCGCCCTGTGTCTCGCGGGACGGTACGTGCCGGGGTATGCGGAGCGTTCAACCCGGTTCGGGGAGATCGCCGGCGGGAAAGTCGCGTGGAAGGAATTGCGGGAGCCGGTCGAGCGCTGGACGCGCTTCAAGATCGAGCCGGGACGCGGGATCGCGCGGGAGGCGATCGGCGACACGGGAGACGAAGAACTGTGGGACCGTGCCGCGGCGGATCTCCTTCGATTCTGGCGGCGGGCGGCCGCCTCCGTCGCCGGTCGCGACCCCGTCGAGGGGGAGAAGACGGACGTCGGCCTCATGATCGAGGAGAACAGCCTCCGGGCGCGACGTCTCACGAACGCGCGGCGTTGGGCGGCCCTGCTCCGCGGACTCGGCACGACGGACGGGCTCCGCGCCGCGGGGGCGCTCAGGGGGCGCATGCTCACCGTCGACCCGGAAGCGTTCATCCGGCTCTCGGCCCTCTCCATCCTCGACGCCCGGGTCGCCGGCGGCAAAAACGCGACGGTCGGGGGGGCGCCCGGCGGTTTTCCATTCGGCGCCGGATCGTGGGAGGAGGCGGCCCGCCTCGTCACCCGGCACTGGCACCGGCTGGTCTTCGACCGCGAGGAGGGATAGACCGATGAGGACGGTCGTCGTGATCATCGACGCGCTCGGCGCCGAGTTGGCCCGAACCCACGGGTTCGCGGTCGCCGGACTGGCGCACGGGCGGCGGCTCGAGAGCGTGCTCGGTTTCAGCCAGGCGGCGCTCACCTCGATACTCACCGGCGTCCGGCCCGATCGACACGGGCTCTGGATGATGTACGCCTTCGACGATCGTTCACCGTTCCGGTTCCTGCGGTGTTTCCCGGACGCTCTCGGCACGCGGCGGCGCATCGTCCGCCGCCTCGTCAGGTGGAAGCTCGGCGCACTCGATCGCGTCGGCGCGTACTACAGCCTCTACGACGTGCCGAAGCGCGTCCTCGGCTGCCTCGATCTCCCCGCGCGCCGGCCCCTCTTCGAGCCGGGAGGAGGGCAGGGGACGCCGACCGTGATCGATCGGGCGATCGAGCGCGGGGACCGCTGCTTCGTGCGGGACTACCGGTGTCCCGAGCTCGAGGCCTTCGACGACCTCGACCAGGCGCTCGACGCGGGACGGCACGATTTCCACCTGCTCTACACGGCGGGGCTCGACGCGGTGCTGCATCGATTCGGCACGGGGCACGAGGAGACGGCGAAGCGGCTCCGCCTGTACGAAAAGCGGCTCGGGCGGATCGTGTCGAAATGCGACCGGATGATCGTTCTCGGCGATCACGGGATGTGCGACGTCGAGCGGACGGTGGATCTCATCGCCCGGGTCGAAGCGCTCGGACTCCGGGTTCCCCGCGATGTCGTTCCGTTCTACGACGCGACGATGGCCCGCTTCCGGGTGCGCGACGCCCGCGTGCGAAGCGGGCTCGAGCAACTCCTCGGGGAACTCGGGTGCGGGCGGATCCTCGACGAGGCGGAGCAGCGCCTGCTCGGCGTCCGCTTCGAAGACGGCCGTTTCGGCGATCTCATCTTCGTCGTCGAGACGGGGACGGTGATCGAGCCGAGCTTCATGGGGCGCACGGCTCCCGCGGGGATGCACGGCTATCATCCCGCCGCGCCGTGCATGGACAGCCTGATGCTCTCGAGCGAGCTGGCCGACGGGTGCCGATCGATCACGGACGTCGCATCGCTCGTTTTGCCGGGCTTCGCCGCGGGGGGAGCGGCATGAGCGTGGAGCGCGTCGGCAGGGCGATGACGTGGAGCGTTCTCGCCAGGGTCGCGCGGTTCGCGGCCGGGCCGATCGCATACGTGGTGATCGTCCGTTCCCTGGGCGAGACCGACTGGGGGATCCTGAGCATCCTGCGGACGATCTCGTCACTCGCCCTCATCGTCGTGACGGCGGGGGGCGGCAACGCGCTGCTCCGGTTCCTGCCGCAGCTCCGGGTCACGGGAGGCGCGGGGCGCTTCATGGCGAGATTCCGGTTCGTTTTGCTCGCGCAGGCGGTCGTCTGGGGCGCGCTTCTCGGCGTCTCGCGGCTCGTCGGCGACCGGGTGGGGCGGCTCGTCGGCGCGCCGGGGGAGGGTTTCACCGGTCTCCTCCTCGTCGCGATCGGGGTCGTCATCTTCGAGGTGATGCTCCGCCTCGTGACCTCGGCGCTCCAGTCATGGTACGAGACGCGCAGGCTTGCGATTGTAACCGTAGCAGGTAATATAGCATACGTGATATTGCTCGTCTTGTTCCTCAAGTCGGGGACGGGCATCGTCGGCGTTCTGTTCGCCGGCGCCATCGTCAACCTGGCGATGAGCGTCCTGCTCGCCAGGCAGGTCTTCTCGCTCGTTTGCTCGGCGCCGGAGGCCGGGGGGGAGGCGCCCCGCGTCGGGCGGATCTTCGCCTTCTCGCTCCCCTTCGTGGCGACGGGGCTCCTCAACGAGATCGTATGGCGCCACTCCGAGGTCCTCTTCCTCGGGCATTTCGCCGGCGTCGAGGCGGCGGGGTATTTCGGGCTCGCCTACCGGACGACCCAGCAGTTTCTCGAGTTCGTGCCCCTCTCGATCTGGCCGATCGTCATGGCCGGCGTCACCGAGGCCTATGCGAAAGACCGCAACCGTCTCGCCGGGTCGATCGATCTCTACTACCGGTTGCTGTACATTCTCGTCATGCCGGTCGCCGCGCTCGGATTCGCCCTGTCGAGACCGCTCGTGCCCTTCCTCTTCGGCGAGGCGATGGCTCCGGCCGCGCAGGTAACGCAACTGTTTTTCGTTGTCTTTTCATACTCCTTTCTCTATACTCCGCTCAGCATGGCCCTGTATGTGATGGAGAAAAGCTGGCTTAACATGCTGACCTTCGCCATGCTCGCCGCGGTGAACATCGGTCTCGATCTCGTGTTCATTCCGAGGATCGGGATCGACGGCGCCCTGCTCTCGGTCGCGCTCGTGCTCGCGCTCAGCGTGGCCGTATTCGGCGTCGTCGTCAAGCGGGTCAGGCCCGATATCCGGATCCCGTTCGGGTTCGTGCTCCGCTGCTACGCGGCGTGCCTGCCGACGGCCCTCATCGCGCTGACCTCGTCCCGCTGGCACTCGGTTCCCGCGCTCGCGATCCAGGCGCTCGCCGGAATCGTGCTGCTCTATGCGGGGTTCAGGGCGATGCGGGTCATCGGGGCGAGGGAGAAGGAGATGATCGCCAGGCTGCCCATACCGTTCAAGGGACGTTTGATCGCACTCTTCTAGACGAGGACAGGACATGTATCGCGACAAGACCATTTCAGTCGTCATCCCCTGCTACAACGAAGAGGAAGGCGTGGCGCGCGTCATCGCGTCGCTGCCGCCGTCGATCGACGAGGTCGTCGTCGTCGACAACAACTCGACGGACCGCACGGCGGCCGTCGCCAGAGAACTCGGCGCGCGGGTCGTCTTCGAGGCCCGGAAGGGCTACGGGGCCGCCTACAAGGCGGGATTGCCGACCGTTACCGGTGACATAACGGTCACGATGGACGGCGACGGCACCTACCCGGTCGAGCAGATCGAGGAATGCATCGACCATCTCCTCGATCGGGAGCTCGATTTCGTCTCGGCCTCCCGTTTCCCGCTGAAGGACCCTTCGGCGATGAACTCCTCGAACCAGGCGGGGAACTGGATCCTCACCGCCGGGACGGCGCTGCTCTTTTTGCGGCCGATCCGCGATTCGCAGTCGGGGATGTGGATCTACCGGAGCCCGATCTATCCCGAACTGCGTGTGAAGAGCGACGGGATGCCCTTCTCCGAGGAGATCAAGATCGCCGCCATCCGGCACCCGCGGCTCCGATTCGACGAATACCACGTCAATTACCATCCGCGTATCGGCGAGGTGAAGCTCGACAAGTGGCGCGACGGGCTCCTCAACCTGTGCTATCTCGTCAAGCTGAGGTTCACCCCCCGGTGATCCGTCCCGTAAAGGAGATCGGATGTTCAAGAACCTCCTCCTCATCGTGCTGACCGTTTGTCTGAACACGACGGGGCAGTTCCTGATGAAGGCGGGCATCAACAGGATCGGCAAGATCGATCTGCACAACCTCGTCGATTCCTTCGGACGCGTCGTCGTGTCCCCCTTCGTCCTCGGGGGATTCGGCACGTACGCGATCAGCGCCGTGCTCTGGATCATCATCCTGTCCCGGACGGAACTCGGCTGGGCCTTTCCCATGGTGAGCCTCTCGTACGTGATCACCGTTCTCGTCGGGCCGGTCCTGCTGAACGAGACCTTCTCCTACCAGCGTTTCATCGGCGTGCTCGTCATCTGCGTCGGAGTCTATCTCGTCAGCCGGACCTGACACACGCGCACCGGGAGGATGACGCCGTGAAGAGCAGGCCGGTCTTTCCCCTCGTCAACGCGGTACTGCTGGGGATCTCGGCGCTGACCGGGCTGCGGATCCTGCCCGGTCCCGGATGGGTCGGCGTGCTCCTCGCCTTCTACGCGCTCGTCGTGCTGCCGGGGATCCTTCTCCACCGCCTGATCTTCCGCAGGTCGGTTTTTTCGCTCGAC is a genomic window containing:
- a CDS encoding alkaline phosphatase family protein; amino-acid sequence: MRTVVVIIDALGAELARTHGFAVAGLAHGRRLESVLGFSQAALTSILTGVRPDRHGLWMMYAFDDRSPFRFLRCFPDALGTRRRIVRRLVRWKLGALDRVGAYYSLYDVPKRVLGCLDLPARRPLFEPGGGQGTPTVIDRAIERGDRCFVRDYRCPELEAFDDLDQALDAGRHDFHLLYTAGLDAVLHRFGTGHEETAKRLRLYEKRLGRIVSKCDRMIVLGDHGMCDVERTVDLIARVEALGLRVPRDVVPFYDATMARFRVRDARVRSGLEQLLGELGCGRILDEAEQRLLGVRFEDGRFGDLIFVVETGTVIEPSFMGRTAPAGMHGYHPAAPCMDSLMLSSELADGCRSITDVASLVLPGFAAGGAA
- a CDS encoding EamA family transporter, with the protein product MFKNLLLIVLTVCLNTTGQFLMKAGINRIGKIDLHNLVDSFGRVVVSPFVLGGFGTYAISAVLWIIILSRTELGWAFPMVSLSYVITVLVGPVLLNETFSYQRFIGVLVICVGVYLVSRT
- a CDS encoding AAA family ATPase yields the protein MYEDFYGFRELPFNVTPDPRFLYRSRSHREALAYITYGIFQKKGFIALTGEVGVGKTTVVNAFIDLFQPSLEVAFVFTTKFPFDQLLYLICRDYGLDVEGMNKAQTLLALNEFLISQYERNRNTVLIIDEAQNLSPDVLEELRMLSNLETRDRKLLQIMLVGQPELEAILNMSEMRQLRQRIPGICRISMLDHEEVVSYVKTRLEIARGGDGGPHFTDDSLAEIFHYSGGTPRLINILCDRALLIGYVSNTKTIDGRIVREGVRDLESREAASPERRVGPRAYPG
- a CDS encoding polysaccharide biosynthesis C-terminal domain-containing protein, which codes for MSVERVGRAMTWSVLARVARFAAGPIAYVVIVRSLGETDWGILSILRTISSLALIVVTAGGGNALLRFLPQLRVTGGAGRFMARFRFVLLAQAVVWGALLGVSRLVGDRVGRLVGAPGEGFTGLLLVAIGVVIFEVMLRLVTSALQSWYETRRLAIVTVAGNIAYVILLVLFLKSGTGIVGVLFAGAIVNLAMSVLLARQVFSLVCSAPEAGGEAPRVGRIFAFSLPFVATGLLNEIVWRHSEVLFLGHFAGVEAAGYFGLAYRTTQQFLEFVPLSIWPIVMAGVTEAYAKDRNRLAGSIDLYYRLLYILVMPVAALGFALSRPLVPFLFGEAMAPAAQVTQLFFVVFSYSFLYTPLSMALYVMEKSWLNMLTFAMLAAVNIGLDLVFIPRIGIDGALLSVALVLALSVAVFGVVVKRVRPDIRIPFGFVLRCYAACLPTALIALTSSRWHSVPALAIQALAGIVLLYAGFRAMRVIGAREKEMIARLPIPFKGRLIALF
- a CDS encoding glycosyltransferase family 2 protein, translated to MYRDKTISVVIPCYNEEEGVARVIASLPPSIDEVVVVDNNSTDRTAAVARELGARVVFEARKGYGAAYKAGLPTVTGDITVTMDGDGTYPVEQIEECIDHLLDRELDFVSASRFPLKDPSAMNSSNQAGNWILTAGTALLFLRPIRDSQSGMWIYRSPIYPELRVKSDGMPFSEEIKIAAIRHPRLRFDEYHVNYHPRIGEVKLDKWRDGLLNLCYLVKLRFTPR
- a CDS encoding CpsD/CapB family tyrosine-protein kinase, which produces MSRIFDALRKAERERVKPPRPRKRPAPSRPASAEAGEHVFLRGLDEQFRRSLQNLRNSIDSEMRNRESRVILFTSSVAGEGTTTIVSFLARMLSLGETERVLLVDCAVHHPTLHRLFGIDNERGIVDFLSGSATLEQVTTSVDADALDIVTAGSSVSAEMIQSRFNSEIMRRFVKESGEIYDYVLIDSSAVLEAPETPIIASSADAVVLVVQAGSTKREVIKRAVQMVEKLDGSFIGTVLNRKQYHIPEFIYRRV